The genomic interval ttttgagaagcagGGACTGTACACAACTCAAATTAGACATAAAGTTTACTTTAAGTAAACAGACCCAAAGCAAACAGACAATGAGTGTATGGACAACTCTATTTGCTTTGGTTTTAACTTTGTGGTTATGGGGTATGGAGTGTAGACTTAAGAGGGAAAAGATATAGAGCATGTTAGCATGAGGCTTCAACATAATGtgttgcaaaaacaaaacaaaaaattgcaCCTAATGGATACATCaaagcaattaaaaacaaatgtctgCACCAATGTGCATTTGGGAGTGTATACTATGCATGCCAATGTGTAACCGACATCTTGGATAACTGAAAAGAGCTGCATCATGTTGGAGTGGGGTGGGACTTGAATTATGCTGCAAATGTTACATAAGGCTtgcaaaaatgaaagtgaaattaaaaCGGATACATATATAACGGTTCTGGTGTGGGTCTGATTTTAGTATCTTCTGCTGAGACAAATCAGATGTGCTCAAGGATAGAgttgatataaatatattgaagAGAGAAAAATGGGATCATCAGATTCTACACCAGTGCCACGGacaccatcaccaccaccaccaccaaatcCAGGTGAGAGGATCTTTTTtaccactttttatttttaaatatctatacacatttttttctcaGAGAGACATGCTACTCTATAACCGTTGTTAACTGCTATACATGTATATGACCTACATATTGTTTTTCCAAAGAACTGGATAAACCATGGAGGAAATTTAACTGGGGGTAAGTTACAAATACtgtataagaataataattataaagaaacaaaTACCATACggttattaaaaatatgaaatattcattattataaGAATTATGAATGTGCAAATAAGCTATTTAGAGATGTACAATCCTGAGATGTGTTATGTATTGTTCAGGTGCATAGCCTGAGGGGGAAAATAACTGGATTATTtagatataatgtatatataagtaTCTGCCGGATGATGATGCATCAGCCAATGTGttataaggaaataaaaaaatatttaccaatttAGTTGtaagcaaaaaatttaaaatataaaaaattggtaAGTATAGATTTTTACTGTAGTGAAGTTCCAAAATCTGCATATGCCTACACGATGCGTAAAACAATTGtggaatattaacatttaaacaaatagatCTAAATATCGTCTAATTATCTAAAATGACATTACCTAAAAGGAAATTTGTGttacataattttattaaagGAAACAAAATATGGTTATCAAATGTCTATAGAGGGGCGCTTCCAGGACTCAAAATATTAGCTTGAGGTGCTCTTTGGATGGGATAATCATAATATAGAACAAATAAGGAAACTCTctttaagaaaaatttaaaagcctttattttatggcttggtcatcataaacctttaaaaactCCGACGCGTTTCAGAATACAAGCCTTTGTCAGGGAGTCAACAGTTTCCAAAACAAGAGTCCTTCTAATAAGTCttcacacaaccaatcaaaaaacTCCATTTAGCAGAGGTAGGTTCAAAGTTGTAGAATTATAGAAagaccactagatgtcctccttggtACTTAATAAAACAGGATTTTTGTGGCTACACACCAAGGTTACAGTACATACAATAGATGCATCACCAAAGTacagaaaatatgaataaaaaataaaataaaatttatagaattttagtttttgagaaaaacacTGAGATCAAGTTCTTCATTCAGGCCTGGATATCTAGTCGCCTACAGTTTATCAATCCAGAAACTTTCTCTCTGGTTTAGTAGATTTTGCCTGTCTCCTATCCTTAGTGACAATGGGATATGATCAATTCCACAGATCTTACAAAAGATCTTTTACAAAAGACCCAGAAATGTTGACCCACACTTGGGCATTGTAAGCATTTTGTCTAAGCGTATGAGGATTTCTTAAAAAATTGTTCACAAATATGTTTGGTCATGATTAGCAGCTCAAAGGATTCACCATCAGAAGTGGGAAAAAAACATTGCCCTTCGTCTTCAAAGACATCATGGGATTGGAACCTGCAGCATTTAAAGGGTCGCATACAGAAGATATCATCAGTGCTGTGTTTGGTCACTTGAAGGACGGCTATAAAGTAATAAAcctattcattaatttatcaaataaCAGATTTGTATGTGTGTAATATATCTGATGATTAACACATTTTACTGAATTTCCAAACTCAGTTCAACGAAGAGGAGCCACTCAATTTTAAGGATCAACAATTCAACCAAAACCCCAACCTCTCCGACCAGTGTTTCTGCCTGGTTTACGTCCTACCTGCGGATGTATTCCAATACACAGATGATCGTCTTATTGAAAAGCTGAAGATCATCCGCAAGAGAATCAGTGATAAGGGTAAAACTTCCCCCTAAATTATTTTCACTCATGAACTCACATACATTACATTACTTTGGAGAGAGGAGTCAGTATAATGATAGTGGGTTGGGTTTGTGGgacatgttttgttattgtgtaAGTGGACAACATCACATAAAAGTTGCAAGAAAAGAACAAGTAACTCTCAAGCTTGATTGCTTACATTGCCCGTCAGCCAGTATGTGGATCATTTATAGCCTAGACATATAAACCTTTCAAAAACTCACACACATATGctcaattttgagaaaaatatttaacttttacatTGCCTCTACATTTCCTGTAGGGATTCCTCAAGTGGTTGTCATGACTAAAATGGATGAAGCATGTCCACTAGTCAATAAAGATCTGAGGAAGATGTACACTAGCAAGAAAATCAAGGAGAAGGTGTGTGATATCATTCAAAGACATTCATGTGACACATGCAGTGAATTTTACATAATAGCCTATGTTGATCTGATTTTCTTATTTTCTATCATTCTGTTTCTGTCCAGATGGAGTTGTGCAGTGCTAAATTAGGTGTGCCACTGACAAACATATTCCCTGTGAAGAACTACCACAATGAGATCGACACAGATGATGACATTGACGTTCTGTTACTAAAGGCTCTTGAACAGATTGTTCAGCTTGCTGATGACAGATTAGAGGATATTGATAGCTACtgagaaaaataaagtaatttctgCAATTCTCAAGTGTAGTTTTCTAATATACTTTGATTTGCTCACCATGAGCATCTAATgtaagatgctttggataaaagcacctgctaaatgcttaaatgtaaacGTAAATTCAGGATTTAGAATTTAACTGTGAGTATCGTAGTCTTTGGCTTTAACCGGCATGTGCATCTTATTTCAGCAGATAATCTTGACCATTGCAAAATTTGTCTTTGAATGAATCTTTATTCCAGTGGCTACTGTGATTTCCCAAGTATATATGGCACAGACTAGTAGCCTACTGTAATACTTGGGAAGTTggagcctaatggttagagagccagaCTCGCAAttcaaaggttgtgagtttgagtcttgggctagcaggaattgtaggtgtggGGAGTTAATGTACAGTCCTCTTCCCACCTTCTCCACCTTCATCttcatgtgtgtgtatgcgtgcgtgcatgcatgagcactttggatgggttaaatgcagagcatgaattccgagcatgggtcaccatactggCTGTATGCCACATCACTTTCAAACAGTGGCTAAACAGCAGCAATAAATATCTACTGCAAATTAGGATATCTGAAAttaagaaaaagtttttttttttaatgcaggttccaagctgaaaatgtatttgcattaactgtattaatttatgtaatattttttcacattattattataatgaatacTTTTAAAGTGCTACAACGAACCTGAACAAAACTTATGGGGTCtgttgtattattttcttttcacatggcacaagatggctttCTTGAATGTCGGTTACACAAAAATGACAAAGTggttctggcaaaaaaaaaaaaaaaaaaactttatccaattgctaaatgtttttaaacaaatttctaCACTGCATCTTAAAGGAAAGATACTAGAAAACAAGAGGCTTGGTTTTAAG from Carassius auratus strain Wakin chromosome 26, ASM336829v1, whole genome shotgun sequence carries:
- the LOC113044556 gene encoding interferon-induced protein 44-like, whose amino-acid sequence is MGLEPAAFKGSHTEDIISAVFGHLKDGYKFNEEEPLNFKDQQFNQNPNLSDQCFCLVYVLPADVFQYTDDRLIEKLKIIRKRISDKGIPQVVVMTKMDEACPLVNKDLRKMYTSKKIKEKMELCSAKLGVPLTNIFPVKNYHNEIDTDDDIDVLLLKALEQIVQLADDRLEDIDSY